Proteins from a genomic interval of Diaphorobacter sp. HDW4A:
- a CDS encoding YeeE/YedE family protein, translating into MSVSEFDSLVATVLVAVFFLSAVLGAVMRETRFCTMGAISDVVYVGDWMRMRQWLAAIGVAMCGFALLAHIGWVKPADTIYAMRRVLWLSSIVGGLMFGIGMVLASGCGARNLTRVGGGSLKSLVVLIVMAVAAFATLKGITSVPRARYLESVFVELPYLTLLPEWLAASGMASVDTLRWMLGCGIGAVLIVVGFGVPRSGRDWPVLIGGLLVGACVAAAWALSGHVGEVQEHPETLEHLYATTYTGRIEAFSFVAPVAHVLDWLLFFSDRAKVLTWGVVAVFGMVFGALVQSLVRREFRWQGFADMADLARHLVGAVLMGIGGVVAMGCTVGQGLSAISMLQIGSFISVAAIVAGAVIALRAQQWWLERG; encoded by the coding sequence ATGAGTGTTTCCGAGTTTGATTCGTTGGTCGCCACCGTTCTGGTGGCGGTTTTTTTCCTGTCGGCCGTGTTGGGCGCGGTCATGCGCGAGACGCGTTTCTGCACCATGGGTGCCATCAGCGACGTCGTTTATGTGGGCGACTGGATGCGCATGCGCCAGTGGCTGGCCGCCATCGGCGTCGCGATGTGTGGCTTTGCGCTGCTGGCCCACATCGGCTGGGTGAAGCCCGCCGACACCATTTACGCAATGCGCCGCGTGCTCTGGCTGTCCTCCATCGTCGGGGGACTGATGTTCGGCATCGGCATGGTGCTGGCATCGGGCTGCGGCGCACGCAATCTCACGCGCGTGGGTGGCGGCAGCCTCAAGTCGCTGGTGGTGCTGATCGTCATGGCGGTGGCCGCGTTCGCCACGCTCAAGGGCATCACCTCGGTACCGCGCGCGCGGTATCTGGAGAGCGTGTTTGTTGAGCTGCCGTATCTCACGCTGCTTCCGGAATGGCTGGCGGCGTCGGGCATGGCGTCGGTGGACACGCTGCGTTGGATGCTCGGCTGCGGTATTGGCGCAGTGCTGATCGTCGTCGGCTTCGGCGTCCCGCGCAGCGGGCGTGACTGGCCCGTGCTGATCGGTGGCTTGCTCGTGGGGGCTTGCGTGGCGGCGGCCTGGGCGCTGAGCGGCCATGTAGGCGAGGTGCAGGAGCATCCCGAAACGCTGGAGCATCTCTACGCCACCACTTACACCGGCCGCATCGAGGCCTTCAGCTTCGTCGCGCCGGTGGCGCATGTGCTCGACTGGTTGCTGTTCTTCAGCGACCGGGCCAAGGTGCTCACTTGGGGCGTGGTGGCGGTGTTCGGCATGGTGTTTGGTGCGCTGGTGCAGTCGCTTGTGCGGCGCGAATTTCGCTGGCAGGGCTTTGCCGACATGGCCGATCTGGCGCGCCATCTGGTGGGCGCGGTGCTCATGGGCATTGGCGGCGTGGTCGCCATGGGCTGCACCGTGGGGCAGGGCTTGAGCGCGATCTCGATGTTGCAAATTGGGAGCTTCATCTCGGTGGCGGCCATCGTTGCGGGTGCGGTGATCGCCTTGCGCGCGCAGCAGTGGTGGTTGGAGCGCGGCTGA
- the soxX gene encoding sulfur oxidation c-type cytochrome SoxX, whose product MTQRNHWLPVLGVASSLIVLGCASVDSAADVDKLTQQIVTASFRDQGIAKVDRLKQDETNAACSAADAAGKPIDAKLGAKLEADNLKSVQWPTAGKFLGDWKEGEKLAQNGRGMTWTDKPGDANGGNCYNCHQISKQEISFGTLGPSLYNYGKIRGIVDPNSPEAKAIVEYTWGKIWNAKAYNACSGMPRFGHEKILTERQVQDLVALLVDPNSPVNK is encoded by the coding sequence ATGACACAACGTAATCACTGGTTGCCTGTTCTGGGTGTCGCCTCGTCGCTGATCGTGCTGGGCTGCGCCTCGGTCGACAGCGCCGCAGACGTCGACAAGCTCACGCAGCAGATCGTCACGGCATCGTTCCGCGATCAGGGTATCGCCAAGGTGGACCGTCTGAAGCAGGATGAAACCAACGCCGCCTGCAGCGCGGCTGATGCGGCGGGCAAGCCCATCGACGCGAAACTCGGTGCCAAGCTCGAAGCCGACAACCTCAAGAGCGTGCAATGGCCCACGGCCGGCAAGTTCCTCGGCGACTGGAAGGAGGGCGAAAAGCTCGCGCAGAACGGCCGAGGCATGACCTGGACCGACAAGCCCGGCGACGCCAACGGCGGCAACTGCTACAACTGCCACCAGATCAGCAAGCAGGAAATCTCGTTCGGCACGCTCGGCCCCAGCCTCTACAACTACGGCAAGATACGGGGCATCGTCGACCCGAACAGCCCCGAAGCCAAGGCCATCGTCGAATACACCTGGGGCAAGATCTGGAACGCCAAGGCCTACAACGCCTGCTCCGGCATGCCAAGATTCGGACATGAAAAGATCCTGACAGAAAGACAGGTGCAGGACCTCGTGGCGCTGCTGGTGGACCCGAATTCGCCAGTGAACAAATAG
- a CDS encoding c-type cytochrome — protein MKRIRGYALAAVCVVGGLGVAAPSWANLALAQKNACMACHSVDKKLVGPAYLDVAKKYAGQSDAQAALAKSIKAGGSGKWGPVPMPAQAALSDADASTLAGWILGGAK, from the coding sequence ATGAAGCGGATTCGTGGCTACGCGTTGGCGGCGGTGTGTGTGGTGGGTGGTCTGGGCGTGGCGGCTCCGAGCTGGGCGAATTTGGCGTTGGCGCAGAAGAACGCGTGCATGGCCTGCCATTCGGTTGACAAGAAGTTGGTCGGACCGGCCTATCTGGACGTTGCGAAGAAGTATGCCGGTCAGTCCGATGCGCAGGCTGCCTTGGCCAAGAGCATCAAGGCGGGTGGTTCGGGCAAGTGGGGCCCGGTTCCGATGCCTGCACAGGCGGCCTTGAGCGATGCGGATGCGAGCACGCTGGCTGGCTGGATTCTGGGTGGCGCCAAGTAA
- the soxZ gene encoding thiosulfate oxidation carrier complex protein SoxZ, with product MPDPMRIRAQAAGDKVTVRVLMSHEMETGQRKDANGQVIPAWFIQDVSASLNGKPVFRAEWGPAVSKNPFLQFNLKGAKAGDKLSVTWKDNKGETRTDEATVS from the coding sequence ATGCCCGATCCGATGCGCATTCGCGCCCAAGCAGCTGGCGACAAAGTCACCGTCCGCGTTCTGATGTCCCACGAAATGGAGACCGGCCAACGCAAGGACGCCAACGGTCAGGTGATCCCCGCCTGGTTCATTCAGGATGTGTCGGCGTCGCTCAACGGCAAGCCGGTTTTTCGCGCCGAGTGGGGCCCGGCCGTGTCGAAGAACCCGTTCCTGCAATTCAACCTCAAGGGCGCGAAGGCGGGCGACAAGCTCTCCGTGACCTGGAAGGACAACAAGGGCGAGACCCGCACCGACGAGGCCACGGTTAGCTGA
- a CDS encoding c-type cytochrome: protein MKAMKTAALLLSGLCVSGAFAQGAAEKYTGVGRNATPKEVQAWDIDVRPDFKGLPMGSGSVEKGQDVWEAKCASCHGVFGESNEVFSPLIGGTTKDDIKTGNVARLKDASFPGRTTFMKVSTISTVWDYIHRAMPWNAPKSLSPDEVYAVTAYMLNLADVVPQDFTLSDKNIAEVQAKMPNRNGMTTAHAMWPGNEFTKNAKPDTRAVACMSNCGPQPQVRSKLPDHASNNHGNLADQNRPVGAQHGMQTDTKPVAPADKTPAKSAAGSVPTALLEKNACIACHGMEQKIVGPGFGEIAKKYAGQVDYLTGKIKNGGAGVWGNIPMPPQPGLSDDEAKSIAQWLAGAAK, encoded by the coding sequence ATGAAAGCCATGAAAACCGCCGCGCTGCTGCTGTCGGGCCTGTGCGTGTCGGGCGCGTTTGCGCAGGGCGCGGCCGAGAAGTACACCGGCGTGGGCCGCAACGCGACGCCTAAGGAAGTGCAGGCGTGGGACATCGACGTACGTCCCGATTTCAAGGGCCTGCCCATGGGCTCGGGCTCGGTCGAAAAGGGCCAGGACGTGTGGGAGGCCAAGTGCGCCTCGTGCCACGGGGTGTTTGGCGAGTCGAACGAGGTGTTCTCGCCGCTGATCGGTGGCACGACCAAGGACGACATCAAGACCGGAAACGTCGCTCGTTTGAAGGACGCTTCGTTCCCCGGCCGCACGACTTTCATGAAGGTGTCGACGATCTCGACGGTGTGGGACTACATCCACCGCGCCATGCCGTGGAATGCGCCCAAGTCGCTGTCGCCCGACGAGGTCTATGCGGTCACCGCGTACATGCTGAATCTGGCCGACGTTGTGCCGCAGGACTTCACGCTCAGCGACAAGAACATCGCCGAGGTGCAGGCCAAGATGCCCAACCGCAACGGCATGACCACCGCGCACGCCATGTGGCCCGGCAACGAGTTCACCAAGAACGCCAAGCCAGACACCAGGGCCGTGGCTTGCATGAGCAACTGTGGTCCGCAGCCGCAGGTGCGCTCCAAGCTGCCCGATCATGCGAGCAACAACCACGGCAACCTGGCCGACCAGAATCGACCCGTGGGCGCGCAACACGGCATGCAGACTGACACCAAGCCTGTCGCACCTGCTGATAAAACTCCGGCCAAGTCCGCTGCTGGATCGGTGCCGACCGCGCTGCTCGAGAAGAACGCCTGCATCGCATGCCACGGAATGGAGCAGAAGATCGTCGGTCCTGGATTTGGCGAGATCGCCAAGAAGTACGCGGGTCAGGTGGACTATCTGACAGGCAAGATCAAGAACGGCGGTGCGGGCGTGTGGGGCAATATCCCAATGCCCCCGCAGCCCGGTTTGAGTGATGATGAGGCCAAGTCCATTGCACAGTGGCTTGCGGGCGCGGCCAAGTGA
- the soxA gene encoding sulfur oxidation c-type cytochrome SoxA codes for MRRTTKGLVPLAAVAMLSLLGAVSPAAAQKSTADGIAEYREMLQDGNPAELFEMKGEALWKQKRGPRNASMERCDLGKGPGVVKGAFVELPRYFADTGKVQDLESRLLTCMETLQGLDAKQIAATPFGKDEQKNMEGLVAWISAESKGMKFNLPQNHAQEKQMYEVGKRMFYLRGGPHDFACATCHGADDKRIRLQDLPNLTKNPGAAAGFGAWPAYRVSSGELWSMQRRLNDCFRQQRFPYPGYASDATIALGVYMGVNGKGGEATAPAIKR; via the coding sequence ATGAGACGTACCACGAAAGGCCTTGTGCCGTTGGCCGCTGTCGCAATGCTGTCGCTGCTGGGGGCGGTATCGCCCGCTGCTGCGCAGAAGAGCACGGCCGATGGCATCGCGGAATACCGCGAGATGCTGCAGGACGGCAATCCCGCCGAGCTGTTCGAGATGAAGGGTGAAGCGCTGTGGAAGCAGAAGCGGGGGCCCAGGAACGCCTCCATGGAGCGCTGTGATCTGGGCAAGGGCCCGGGCGTGGTGAAGGGGGCGTTCGTGGAGCTGCCGCGCTACTTTGCCGACACCGGCAAGGTGCAGGATCTCGAATCGCGCCTCTTGACCTGCATGGAGACGCTGCAGGGGCTGGATGCCAAGCAGATCGCCGCTACGCCATTCGGCAAGGACGAGCAGAAAAACATGGAAGGCCTCGTGGCCTGGATTTCCGCCGAATCCAAGGGCATGAAGTTCAACCTGCCGCAGAACCACGCGCAGGAAAAGCAGATGTACGAAGTTGGCAAGCGCATGTTCTACCTGCGCGGTGGGCCGCACGACTTTGCCTGTGCCACCTGCCACGGCGCGGACGACAAGCGCATTCGTCTGCAGGATCTGCCCAATCTGACCAAGAACCCCGGTGCCGCCGCTGGCTTCGGCGCCTGGCCTGCTTACCGCGTGTCGTCGGGCGAGCTCTGGAGTATGCAAAGGCGCCTCAATGACTGCTTCCGTCAGCAGCGCTTTCCGTATCCGGGCTACGCGAGTGACGCCACGATTGCGCTGGGCGTCTACATGGGTGTGAACGGCAAGGGCGGTGAGGCCACGGCGCCTGCCATCAAGCGATGA
- the soxC gene encoding sulfite dehydrogenase, with the protein MQNQMTGRLRKAPENFVRGDGVATVFAEAKAGRRSFIRSAFAAAAAGAAATSALAQGGQNVPNVGEGDPNILEMPAHTKGLGQPVAAEGYGKPSKYEANVQRRQSPGLTQTRQASVSFAPLQSLFGIVTPSGLHFERHHQGWWDIDPSKHRLMINGLVKSAKVFTMDELMRLPAVSRFHFIECGANTGMEWGNVAVPTVQYTHGMISCSEFTGVPLITLLEMAGADLKKGKFILAEGADGSSMTRTIPMELITSGEVIVAYGQNGEMLRPEQGYPLRLVVPGVQGVSWVKYLRRIEVGDMPYATKDEAVHYIDLMPDGQHRQYTSIQECKSVVTTPSGGQMLLDKGFYNITGLAWSGRGKVKRVDVSVDGGRNWRTARLEGPVLAKCLTRFNIDWVWDGKPAIIQSRAMDETGYVQPTYQQNRAVRGSRSIYHNNSIQSWALREDGEVVNVQLA; encoded by the coding sequence ATGCAAAACCAGATGACAGGTCGGTTGCGTAAGGCTCCGGAGAATTTTGTGCGAGGCGATGGTGTGGCTACGGTGTTTGCCGAGGCCAAAGCGGGGCGTCGCAGTTTCATCCGCAGTGCGTTCGCGGCAGCGGCCGCAGGTGCTGCCGCGACGTCGGCGCTGGCCCAGGGCGGGCAGAACGTGCCGAATGTGGGTGAGGGTGATCCAAACATTCTGGAGATGCCGGCGCACACCAAGGGGCTGGGGCAACCGGTGGCTGCCGAAGGCTACGGCAAGCCGTCGAAATATGAAGCCAATGTGCAGCGTCGCCAAAGCCCGGGGCTCACGCAGACGCGCCAGGCCTCAGTCTCGTTCGCGCCGCTGCAGTCGTTGTTTGGCATCGTCACGCCGAGCGGTCTGCATTTCGAACGGCACCATCAGGGCTGGTGGGACATTGATCCGTCGAAGCACCGCTTGATGATCAACGGCCTCGTGAAGAGCGCCAAGGTGTTCACGATGGACGAGCTGATGCGCCTGCCTGCAGTGTCGCGTTTTCACTTCATAGAGTGCGGTGCGAACACCGGCATGGAGTGGGGCAATGTGGCCGTGCCGACGGTGCAGTACACACACGGCATGATCTCGTGCAGCGAGTTCACGGGTGTGCCGCTGATCACGCTGCTCGAGATGGCAGGCGCTGATCTGAAGAAGGGCAAATTTATCCTCGCCGAGGGTGCGGACGGCTCGTCGATGACGCGCACGATTCCGATGGAGCTCATCACCTCGGGCGAGGTGATCGTGGCCTACGGGCAGAACGGCGAGATGCTGCGGCCCGAGCAGGGCTATCCATTGCGCCTTGTGGTGCCGGGCGTGCAGGGCGTGAGCTGGGTGAAATATCTGCGTCGCATCGAGGTAGGTGACATGCCCTATGCGACCAAGGATGAGGCGGTGCACTACATCGACCTGATGCCCGATGGTCAGCACCGCCAGTACACCAGCATCCAGGAATGCAAGAGCGTGGTGACCACACCGTCGGGCGGGCAGATGCTGCTCGACAAGGGCTTCTACAACATTACAGGCCTTGCGTGGTCCGGGCGTGGCAAGGTCAAGCGTGTGGATGTGAGCGTGGACGGTGGCCGCAATTGGCGCACCGCACGGCTCGAAGGGCCGGTGTTAGCTAAGTGCCTCACGCGCTTCAATATCGACTGGGTGTGGGACGGCAAGCCCGCCATCATCCAGAGCCGCGCGATGGACGAGACCGGCTATGTACAGCCGACCTACCAACAGAACCGCGCGGTGCGTGGCTCGCGCTCGATCTATCACAACAACTCGATTCAGTCCTGGGCGCTGCGTGAGGACGGGGAGGTGGTCAATGTCCAGCTCGCGTAA
- the soxY gene encoding thiosulfate oxidation carrier protein SoxY: MISRRQAVKNSAAVTGMLLAAGLLPQTAFAFNKAAFDAKTVADVMKAMGAGAPAESKDVTLTAPDIAENGAVVPLGAATTLSGVKHMLILVEKNPNTLVASFDVSDALEPNFLTRAKLGQTSDVYAVAITNDGKALFAKKEVKVTLGGCGG; encoded by the coding sequence ATGATTTCACGTAGACAAGCAGTGAAGAACTCCGCCGCAGTGACGGGCATGCTGCTCGCTGCCGGCCTGCTGCCGCAGACGGCATTCGCCTTCAATAAGGCTGCGTTCGACGCGAAGACCGTCGCCGACGTGATGAAGGCCATGGGCGCAGGTGCTCCCGCCGAAAGCAAGGACGTGACGCTCACCGCGCCCGATATTGCTGAGAACGGCGCGGTCGTGCCGCTCGGCGCGGCCACCACGCTCTCCGGCGTCAAGCACATGCTGATTCTGGTGGAAAAGAATCCCAACACGCTGGTGGCGTCGTTCGACGTGTCCGACGCACTTGAGCCCAACTTCCTCACGCGCGCCAAGCTCGGCCAGACCTCCGACGTTTACGCCGTCGCCATCACCAACGATGGCAAGGCGCTGTTCGCCAAGAAGGAAGTCAAGGTCACGCTCGGCGGCTGCGGCGGCTGA
- a CDS encoding MBL fold metallo-hydrolase: MSTTEAATVEMEVKSVAPNVYYVQGVSALGSPANQNFISNAGFVVTDDSVVVIDALGSPALAEELVKKIKAITSKPISTVILTHYHADHIYGLQVFKALGAKIIANGQAKEYINSDTARLRLEASRTELAPWINASTQMVTADEWMDKDALTLKIGGTEFVLQHMGPAHTPEDTAVFLPQSGVLFIGDVVFRKRIPYVGQADSRHWIAALDALLKLPVKVMVPGHGPASEEPGKDMQLTRDYLEFLRTAMAKAAQNLDPFDDAYKATDWSRFEGYPLFKEANRMNAYNTYLLMEQEKP, encoded by the coding sequence ATGTCGACCACCGAAGCAGCCACGGTGGAGATGGAAGTCAAGAGCGTCGCGCCGAATGTCTACTACGTGCAGGGCGTTTCCGCTCTGGGCTCGCCGGCCAATCAGAACTTCATTTCGAACGCGGGCTTTGTGGTGACTGACGACAGCGTGGTGGTGATTGACGCGCTCGGCTCGCCCGCGCTGGCCGAGGAGCTGGTGAAGAAGATCAAGGCGATCACGTCCAAGCCGATCAGCACGGTGATCCTCACGCACTACCACGCGGACCACATCTACGGGCTGCAGGTATTCAAGGCGCTGGGCGCGAAGATCATCGCGAATGGACAGGCCAAGGAGTACATCAACTCCGATACCGCGCGCCTGCGGCTCGAAGCCTCACGCACCGAGCTCGCGCCGTGGATCAATGCGTCAACGCAGATGGTCACGGCCGACGAGTGGATGGACAAGGATGCGCTCACGCTGAAGATCGGTGGCACCGAGTTCGTGTTGCAGCACATGGGTCCCGCACACACGCCGGAAGACACCGCCGTGTTCCTGCCCCAAAGTGGCGTGCTGTTCATCGGCGATGTGGTGTTTCGCAAGCGCATCCCGTATGTGGGCCAGGCCGACAGCCGTCATTGGATCGCGGCGCTTGATGCGCTGCTGAAGCTGCCAGTCAAGGTGATGGTGCCGGGACACGGCCCTGCGTCCGAAGAGCCCGGGAAGGACATGCAACTGACGCGCGACTATCTCGAATTCCTGCGCACCGCGATGGCCAAGGCGGCGCAGAATCTTGATCCATTTGACGATGCCTACAAAGCCACCGACTGGTCGCGCTTCGAGGGCTATCCGCTGTTCAAGGAAGCCAACCGAATGAATGCCTACAACACCTATCTGCTGATGGAGCAGGAAAAGCCATGA
- the soxB gene encoding thiosulfohydrolase SoxB has protein sequence MSLSKREFMQMLAAAGVAGMGLQRYAHADSRLADKAMYDVPTFGNVSFLHMTDCHAQLNPIYFREPSVNLGIGAMKNQRPHLVGEHLLKSAGVRPGTADAYAFSYLDFESAAKRYGKVGGFAHLATLVKRMKASRPGSLLLDGGDTWQGSATSLWTNAQDMVDACKLLGVDVMTGHWEFTYGMDRVKEIIEKDFGSKLDFVAQNVKTTDFGDPVFKPYVIREMNGVPCAIIGQAFPYTPIANPRYMVADWSFGIQDENLQAMVDEARGKGAKVVVVLSHNGMDVDLKMASRVRGIDAILGGHTHDGMPVPTIVENAGGKTIVTNAGSNGKFLGVLDFNVKDGKVRDFKYRLLPIFSNILPADAEMQALITKVRAPYEAKLAEVLARTDGTLYRRGNFNGTGDQLLLDAMMAVQDCPIAFSPGFRWGTSLLPGQDITREWLMDMTATTYSYATVTEMTGATIKTVLEDVADNLFNPDPYYQQGGDMVRVGGLQYRCDPTAKAGSRITEMRLKGQLLDAEKKYKVAGWAPVAEEAKSAGNKQIWELVEPWLKDQKVIAPRRLNEPELLNVKPNEGIAQ, from the coding sequence ATGAGCCTTTCCAAACGCGAATTCATGCAGATGTTGGCGGCTGCGGGCGTGGCAGGCATGGGCCTGCAGCGCTATGCGCACGCTGACAGCAGATTGGCCGACAAGGCCATGTACGACGTTCCGACATTCGGCAACGTCAGCTTTCTGCACATGACCGACTGCCACGCGCAGCTCAACCCCATCTACTTTCGCGAACCCAGTGTGAACCTCGGCATTGGCGCGATGAAGAACCAGCGCCCGCATCTGGTGGGCGAGCATTTGCTGAAGTCCGCGGGCGTGCGCCCCGGCACGGCGGATGCCTATGCGTTCTCCTATCTCGACTTTGAAAGCGCCGCCAAGCGCTACGGCAAGGTGGGCGGTTTCGCGCATCTGGCCACGCTGGTCAAGCGCATGAAGGCGTCACGGCCCGGTTCGCTGCTGCTCGACGGTGGCGACACTTGGCAGGGCTCCGCCACGTCGCTCTGGACCAACGCGCAGGACATGGTTGACGCCTGCAAGCTGCTTGGCGTGGATGTGATGACCGGCCACTGGGAGTTCACCTACGGCATGGACCGGGTCAAGGAAATCATCGAAAAGGACTTTGGCAGCAAGCTCGATTTTGTCGCGCAGAATGTGAAGACCACCGACTTCGGCGACCCGGTGTTCAAACCGTATGTGATCCGTGAAATGAATGGCGTACCCTGCGCCATCATCGGCCAGGCCTTCCCTTACACGCCGATTGCCAACCCGCGCTACATGGTGGCGGACTGGAGCTTCGGCATTCAGGACGAAAACCTGCAGGCCATGGTGGACGAGGCACGCGGCAAGGGCGCGAAGGTTGTCGTCGTGCTCTCGCACAATGGCATGGACGTGGACCTGAAGATGGCCTCGCGCGTGCGCGGCATCGATGCGATTCTGGGCGGTCACACGCACGACGGCATGCCCGTGCCGACCATTGTCGAGAACGCGGGCGGCAAGACCATCGTCACCAATGCGGGATCGAACGGCAAGTTTCTTGGCGTGCTCGACTTTAACGTCAAGGACGGCAAGGTCCGCGACTTCAAGTATCGCCTGCTGCCGATCTTCTCGAACATCTTGCCAGCCGATGCCGAGATGCAGGCGCTCATCACCAAGGTGCGCGCGCCCTACGAGGCCAAGCTCGCCGAGGTGCTGGCGCGTACTGACGGCACGCTGTATCGCCGTGGCAATTTCAACGGCACGGGTGATCAGTTGCTGCTCGACGCGATGATGGCGGTGCAGGACTGTCCGATTGCATTTTCGCCGGGCTTCCGTTGGGGTACGTCGCTGCTGCCGGGTCAGGACATCACGCGCGAATGGCTCATGGACATGACGGCGACGACCTACTCCTACGCCACCGTCACCGAGATGACCGGTGCGACCATCAAGACCGTGCTCGAAGATGTGGCCGACAACCTGTTCAATCCCGACCCGTACTACCAGCAGGGCGGCGACATGGTGCGCGTGGGCGGCCTTCAATACCGCTGCGACCCGACCGCCAAGGCGGGCAGCCGCATCACCGAGATGCGACTCAAGGGCCAGTTGCTGGACGCAGAGAAGAAGTACAAGGTGGCAGGCTGGGCGCCGGTGGCCGAAGAGGCCAAGTCGGCCGGCAACAAGCAGATCTGGGAGCTGGTCGAGCCCTGGTTGAAAGATCAAAAGGTGATCGCGCCGCGCAGGCTCAATGAGCCTGAGTTGCTAAACGTCAAACCCAATGAGGGAATAGCCCAGTAG